In Lagenorhynchus albirostris chromosome 14, mLagAlb1.1, whole genome shotgun sequence, one DNA window encodes the following:
- the LOC132503874 gene encoding desmocollin-2-like isoform X4: MAAARPTGSASGALCWQLLLTLAILTFACDACKTVTLHVPSKLDAVKYIGRVNLKECFKSANLIHSSDPDFQILEDGSVYATNAILLSSAKRSFTVLLSNTETQEEKKILVLLEQQTKVLRKRRSQEKVLIRAKRRWAPIPCSVSENSLGPFPLFLQQIQSDTAQNYTIYYSISGPGVDKEPLNLFYVERDTGNLFCTRPVDREMYPSFELVAFATTKDGYTPEYPLTLLIRIEDENDNFPIFTETTYIFNVTENCRVGTTVGQVCATDKDEPDTLHTRLMYSIIEQLPASPTLFFMQPATGVITTTSSRLDREVTDKYQLKIKVQDMDGQYFGLQTTATCIINIGDVNDNLPTFNRLSYEVSVEENRVDVEILRVAVTDKDLINTANWRANYTILKGNENGNFKIVTDPKTNEGVLCVVKPLNYEEKQEMTLQISVVNEAPNFASSRSTGSMATVTVRVKNQDEGPECRPAVQIVRIKENVPVSTKDIGYKAHDPETNSSSGIRYEKLSDPEGWVSVDENSGSITILRSLDREAKTIRNGIYNITILASDEGKRTCTGTLGIILEDVNDNGPFIPERTVIMCKTVMSSAEIVAVDPDEPTHGPPFDFSLEGVSDSEVLRMWRLTKMNDTAARLSYLNDPQFGRYTVPVRVADRLGQSLVTQLDVMLCDCVTRSDCKIPSSVRTPKGLMLGKWAILAILLGIALLFCVLFTLVCGATGAAKKPKVFPDDLAQQNLIVSNTEAPGDDKVYSTNGFTTLTAGGFTQGICSTPGSGVKNGGQETIEMVKGGQTIESCQEAGHHHTLGSCKGGGQHTLDSCRGGQVEADNCRYAYSDWYTYTQPRLGEESIRGHTLIKN; the protein is encoded by the exons ATGGCGGCAGCGCGACCCACAGGCTCCGCGAGCGGAGCCCTTTGCTGGCAACTCCTGCTGACCCTCGCG ATCTTAACATTTGCCTGTGATGCCTGCAAAACAGTGACACTACATGTTCCCTCCAAACTAGATGCTGTAAAATATATTGGTAGAG TTAACCTGAAGGAGTGCTTTAAATCTGCAAATCTAATTCATTCAAGTGATCCTGATTTCCAAATTTTAGAAGATGGTTCAGTCTATGCAACAAATGCCATTCTTTTGTCCTCAGCGAAGAGATCTTTTACCGTATTACTTTCCAACACAGAGAcccaagaagagaagaaaatacttGTCCTTTTAGAGCAACAAACAAAG GTACTGAGGAAAAGGCGTTCTCAAGAAAAAGTTCTAATACGTGCCAAGAGAAGATGGGCTCCTATTCCTTGTTCAGTGTCTGAGAATTCCTTGGGTCCTTTCCCACTCTTTCTTCAACAG ATTCAATCTGATACAGCACAAAACTACACTATTTACTATTCCATAAGTGGGCCTGGAGTTGACAAAGAacctctaaatttattttatgtagagAGAGATACTGGAAACCTGTTTTGTACTCGTCCTGTAGATCGTGAAATGTATCCATCTTTTGAG CTAGTTGCCTTTGCAACAACTAAGGATGGATATACTCCAGAATATCCACTGACCCTACTAATCAGAATCGAGGATGAGAATGATAACTTCCCAATTTTTACAGAAACaacttacatttttaatgttactGAAAACTGCAGAGTTG GTACTACCGTGGGACAGGTTTGTGCAACTGACAAAGATGAGCCTGACACACTGCACACGCGTCTAATGTACTCCATCATCGAGCAGTTACCAGCATCACCCACCCTCTTTTTTATGCAGCCAGCTACAGGTGTGATCACCACAACGTCATCTCGGCTAGACAGAGAG GTAACTGATAAATACcaattgaaaataaaagtacaagACATGGATGGTCAATATTTTGGTTTGCAGACAACTGCAACTTGCATCATTAATATTGGAGATGTGAATGACAACTTGCCAACATTCAACCGTTTATCT tatgAGGTATCAGTGGAGGAAAATAGAGTTGATGTGGAAATCTTACGTGTTGCCGTTACAGATAAGGATTTAATTAATACTGCTAATTGGAGAGCTAATTATACCATTTTAAAGggcaatgaaaatggaaattttaaaattgtaacagATCCCAAAACCAATGAAGGAGTTCTGTGTGTGGTTAAG CCACTGAATTACGAAGAAAAACAAGAGATGACCCTACAAATCAGTGTAGTTAATGAAGCTCCAAATTTTGCTAGTTCGAGATCAACCGGGAGCATGGCGACAGTCACTGTTCGTGTAAAAAATCAGGATGAAGGCCCTGAGTGTCGCCCTGCAGTGCAAATTGTTCGTATTAAAGAAAATGTACCAGTGAGCACAAAGGACATTGGATATAAAGCACATGACCCGGAAACAAATAGTAGCAGTGGCATAAG GTATGAGAAATTAAGTGATCCAGAAGGATGGGTCAGTGTTGATGAAAACTCAGGATCAATCACAATTTTAAGAAGCCTGGATAGAGAGGCAAAGACCATCAGAAATGGTATATATAATATCACAATCCTTGCCTCAGACGAAG GTAAGAGAACATGTACTGGGACACTAGGGATTATACTTGAAGACGTGAATGATAACGGCCCATTCATACCTGAAAGGACAGTGATAATGTGTAAAACTGTCATGTCATCGGCGGAGATTGTGGCTGTGGATCCCGATGAACCCACACACGGCCCACCCTTTGACTTCAGTTTGGAAGGTGTTTCTGATTCAGAAGTACTTAGAATGTGGAGACTGACAAAAATGAACG atACAGCAGCACGTCTTTCCTATCTGAATGACCCCCAGTTTGGACGATATACAGTACCTGTCAGAGTTGCAGATAGGCTTGGCCAATCACTTGTCACTCAGTTAGACGTGATGTTATGTGACTGTGTTACCCGAAGTGACTGCAAGATTCCCTCATCTGTGAGGACTCCCAAAGGACTGATGCTTGGAAAGTGGGCCATCCTTGCAATATTGTTGGGCATAGCATTGCTATTTT GTGTCCTATTTACCTTAGTCTGTGGGGCTACTGGGGCAGCCAAAAAGCCAAAAGTATTTCCCGATGATTTAGCCCAGCAGAACCTCATTGTATCAAACACTGAAGCTCCCGGCGATGACAAAGTG TATTCCACCAACGGCTTCACAACCCTTACTGCGGGAGGCTTCACTCAGGGAATTTGCAGCACCCCGGGATCCGGAGTGAAAAACGGAGGGCAGGAGACCATTGAAATGGTGAAAGGAGGGCAGACCATTGAGTCCTGCCAGGAGGCCGGGCATCATCACACCCTGGGATCGTGTAAGGGAGGTGGACAGCACACCCTGGATTCCTGCAGAGGAGGACAAGTAGAGGCAGACAACTGCAGATACGCGTACTCCGATTGGTACACCTACACTCAGCCCCGCCTTGGTGAA GAATCCATTAGAGGACACactctgattaaaaattaa
- the LOC132503874 gene encoding desmocollin-2-like isoform X2 produces MAAARPTGSASGALCWQLLLTLAILTFACDACKTVTLHVPSKLDAVKYIGRVNLKECFKSANLIHSSDPDFQILEDGSVYATNAILLSSAKRSFTVLLSNTETQEEKKILVLLEQQTKVLRKRRSQEKVLIRAKRRWAPIPCSVSENSLGPFPLFLQQIQSDTAQNYTIYYSISGPGVDKEPLNLFYVERDTGNLFCTRPVDREMYPSFELVAFATTKDGYTPEYPLTLLIRIEDENDNFPIFTETTYIFNVTENCRVGTTVGQVCATDKDEPDTLHTRLMYSIIEQLPASPTLFFMQPATGVITTTSSRLDREVTDKYQLKIKVQDMDGQYFGLQTTATCIINIGDVNDNLPTFNRLSYEVSVEENRVDVEILRVAVTDKDLINTANWRANYTILKGNENGNFKIVTDPKTNEGVLCVVKPLNYEEKQEMTLQISVVNEAPNFASSRSTGSMATVTVRVKNQDEGPECRPAVQIVRIKENVPVSTKDIGYKAHDPETNSSSGIRYEKLSDPEGWVSVDENSGSITILRSLDREAKTIRNGIYNITILASDEGKRTCTGTLGIILEDVNDNGPFIPERTVIMCKTVMSSAEIVAVDPDEPTHGPPFDFSLEGVSDSEVLRMWRLTKMNDTAARLSYLNDPQFGRYTVPVRVADRLGQSLVTQLDVMLCDCVTRSDCKIPSSVRTPKGLMLGKWAILAILLGIALLFCVLFTLVCGATGAAKKPKVFPDDLAQQNLIVSNTEAPGDDKVYSTNGFTTLTAGGFTQGICSTPGSGVKNGGQETIEMVKGGQTIESCQEAGHHHTLGSCKGGGQHTLDSCRGGQVEADNCRYAYSD; encoded by the exons ATGGCGGCAGCGCGACCCACAGGCTCCGCGAGCGGAGCCCTTTGCTGGCAACTCCTGCTGACCCTCGCG ATCTTAACATTTGCCTGTGATGCCTGCAAAACAGTGACACTACATGTTCCCTCCAAACTAGATGCTGTAAAATATATTGGTAGAG TTAACCTGAAGGAGTGCTTTAAATCTGCAAATCTAATTCATTCAAGTGATCCTGATTTCCAAATTTTAGAAGATGGTTCAGTCTATGCAACAAATGCCATTCTTTTGTCCTCAGCGAAGAGATCTTTTACCGTATTACTTTCCAACACAGAGAcccaagaagagaagaaaatacttGTCCTTTTAGAGCAACAAACAAAG GTACTGAGGAAAAGGCGTTCTCAAGAAAAAGTTCTAATACGTGCCAAGAGAAGATGGGCTCCTATTCCTTGTTCAGTGTCTGAGAATTCCTTGGGTCCTTTCCCACTCTTTCTTCAACAG ATTCAATCTGATACAGCACAAAACTACACTATTTACTATTCCATAAGTGGGCCTGGAGTTGACAAAGAacctctaaatttattttatgtagagAGAGATACTGGAAACCTGTTTTGTACTCGTCCTGTAGATCGTGAAATGTATCCATCTTTTGAG CTAGTTGCCTTTGCAACAACTAAGGATGGATATACTCCAGAATATCCACTGACCCTACTAATCAGAATCGAGGATGAGAATGATAACTTCCCAATTTTTACAGAAACaacttacatttttaatgttactGAAAACTGCAGAGTTG GTACTACCGTGGGACAGGTTTGTGCAACTGACAAAGATGAGCCTGACACACTGCACACGCGTCTAATGTACTCCATCATCGAGCAGTTACCAGCATCACCCACCCTCTTTTTTATGCAGCCAGCTACAGGTGTGATCACCACAACGTCATCTCGGCTAGACAGAGAG GTAACTGATAAATACcaattgaaaataaaagtacaagACATGGATGGTCAATATTTTGGTTTGCAGACAACTGCAACTTGCATCATTAATATTGGAGATGTGAATGACAACTTGCCAACATTCAACCGTTTATCT tatgAGGTATCAGTGGAGGAAAATAGAGTTGATGTGGAAATCTTACGTGTTGCCGTTACAGATAAGGATTTAATTAATACTGCTAATTGGAGAGCTAATTATACCATTTTAAAGggcaatgaaaatggaaattttaaaattgtaacagATCCCAAAACCAATGAAGGAGTTCTGTGTGTGGTTAAG CCACTGAATTACGAAGAAAAACAAGAGATGACCCTACAAATCAGTGTAGTTAATGAAGCTCCAAATTTTGCTAGTTCGAGATCAACCGGGAGCATGGCGACAGTCACTGTTCGTGTAAAAAATCAGGATGAAGGCCCTGAGTGTCGCCCTGCAGTGCAAATTGTTCGTATTAAAGAAAATGTACCAGTGAGCACAAAGGACATTGGATATAAAGCACATGACCCGGAAACAAATAGTAGCAGTGGCATAAG GTATGAGAAATTAAGTGATCCAGAAGGATGGGTCAGTGTTGATGAAAACTCAGGATCAATCACAATTTTAAGAAGCCTGGATAGAGAGGCAAAGACCATCAGAAATGGTATATATAATATCACAATCCTTGCCTCAGACGAAG GTAAGAGAACATGTACTGGGACACTAGGGATTATACTTGAAGACGTGAATGATAACGGCCCATTCATACCTGAAAGGACAGTGATAATGTGTAAAACTGTCATGTCATCGGCGGAGATTGTGGCTGTGGATCCCGATGAACCCACACACGGCCCACCCTTTGACTTCAGTTTGGAAGGTGTTTCTGATTCAGAAGTACTTAGAATGTGGAGACTGACAAAAATGAACG atACAGCAGCACGTCTTTCCTATCTGAATGACCCCCAGTTTGGACGATATACAGTACCTGTCAGAGTTGCAGATAGGCTTGGCCAATCACTTGTCACTCAGTTAGACGTGATGTTATGTGACTGTGTTACCCGAAGTGACTGCAAGATTCCCTCATCTGTGAGGACTCCCAAAGGACTGATGCTTGGAAAGTGGGCCATCCTTGCAATATTGTTGGGCATAGCATTGCTATTTT GTGTCCTATTTACCTTAGTCTGTGGGGCTACTGGGGCAGCCAAAAAGCCAAAAGTATTTCCCGATGATTTAGCCCAGCAGAACCTCATTGTATCAAACACTGAAGCTCCCGGCGATGACAAAGTG TATTCCACCAACGGCTTCACAACCCTTACTGCGGGAGGCTTCACTCAGGGAATTTGCAGCACCCCGGGATCCGGAGTGAAAAACGGAGGGCAGGAGACCATTGAAATGGTGAAAGGAGGGCAGACCATTGAGTCCTGCCAGGAGGCCGGGCATCATCACACCCTGGGATCGTGTAAGGGAGGTGGACAGCACACCCTGGATTCCTGCAGAGGAGGACAAGTAGAGGCAGACAACTGCAGATACGCGTACTCCGATTG A
- the LOC132503874 gene encoding desmocollin-2-like isoform X1: MAAARPTGSASGALCWQLLLTLAILTFACDACKTVTLHVPSKLDAVKYIGRVNLKECFKSANLIHSSDPDFQILEDGSVYATNAILLSSAKRSFTVLLSNTETQEEKKILVLLEQQTKVLRKRRSQEKVLIRAKRRWAPIPCSVSENSLGPFPLFLQQIQSDTAQNYTIYYSISGPGVDKEPLNLFYVERDTGNLFCTRPVDREMYPSFELVAFATTKDGYTPEYPLTLLIRIEDENDNFPIFTETTYIFNVTENCRVGTTVGQVCATDKDEPDTLHTRLMYSIIEQLPASPTLFFMQPATGVITTTSSRLDREVTDKYQLKIKVQDMDGQYFGLQTTATCIINIGDVNDNLPTFNRLSYEVSVEENRVDVEILRVAVTDKDLINTANWRANYTILKGNENGNFKIVTDPKTNEGVLCVVKPLNYEEKQEMTLQISVVNEAPNFASSRSTGSMATVTVRVKNQDEGPECRPAVQIVRIKENVPVSTKDIGYKAHDPETNSSSGIRYEKLSDPEGWVSVDENSGSITILRSLDREAKTIRNGIYNITILASDEGKRTCTGTLGIILEDVNDNGPFIPERTVIMCKTVMSSAEIVAVDPDEPTHGPPFDFSLEGVSDSEVLRMWRLTKMNDTAARLSYLNDPQFGRYTVPVRVADRLGQSLVTQLDVMLCDCVTRSDCKIPSSVRTPKGLMLGKWAILAILLGIALLFCVLFTLVCGATGAAKKPKVFPDDLAQQNLIVSNTEAPGDDKVYSTNGFTTLTAGGFTQGICSTPGSGVKNGGQETIEMVKGGQTIESCQEAGHHHTLGSCKGGGQHTLDSCRGGQVEADNCRYAYSDWYTYTQPRLEGPAV; encoded by the exons ATGGCGGCAGCGCGACCCACAGGCTCCGCGAGCGGAGCCCTTTGCTGGCAACTCCTGCTGACCCTCGCG ATCTTAACATTTGCCTGTGATGCCTGCAAAACAGTGACACTACATGTTCCCTCCAAACTAGATGCTGTAAAATATATTGGTAGAG TTAACCTGAAGGAGTGCTTTAAATCTGCAAATCTAATTCATTCAAGTGATCCTGATTTCCAAATTTTAGAAGATGGTTCAGTCTATGCAACAAATGCCATTCTTTTGTCCTCAGCGAAGAGATCTTTTACCGTATTACTTTCCAACACAGAGAcccaagaagagaagaaaatacttGTCCTTTTAGAGCAACAAACAAAG GTACTGAGGAAAAGGCGTTCTCAAGAAAAAGTTCTAATACGTGCCAAGAGAAGATGGGCTCCTATTCCTTGTTCAGTGTCTGAGAATTCCTTGGGTCCTTTCCCACTCTTTCTTCAACAG ATTCAATCTGATACAGCACAAAACTACACTATTTACTATTCCATAAGTGGGCCTGGAGTTGACAAAGAacctctaaatttattttatgtagagAGAGATACTGGAAACCTGTTTTGTACTCGTCCTGTAGATCGTGAAATGTATCCATCTTTTGAG CTAGTTGCCTTTGCAACAACTAAGGATGGATATACTCCAGAATATCCACTGACCCTACTAATCAGAATCGAGGATGAGAATGATAACTTCCCAATTTTTACAGAAACaacttacatttttaatgttactGAAAACTGCAGAGTTG GTACTACCGTGGGACAGGTTTGTGCAACTGACAAAGATGAGCCTGACACACTGCACACGCGTCTAATGTACTCCATCATCGAGCAGTTACCAGCATCACCCACCCTCTTTTTTATGCAGCCAGCTACAGGTGTGATCACCACAACGTCATCTCGGCTAGACAGAGAG GTAACTGATAAATACcaattgaaaataaaagtacaagACATGGATGGTCAATATTTTGGTTTGCAGACAACTGCAACTTGCATCATTAATATTGGAGATGTGAATGACAACTTGCCAACATTCAACCGTTTATCT tatgAGGTATCAGTGGAGGAAAATAGAGTTGATGTGGAAATCTTACGTGTTGCCGTTACAGATAAGGATTTAATTAATACTGCTAATTGGAGAGCTAATTATACCATTTTAAAGggcaatgaaaatggaaattttaaaattgtaacagATCCCAAAACCAATGAAGGAGTTCTGTGTGTGGTTAAG CCACTGAATTACGAAGAAAAACAAGAGATGACCCTACAAATCAGTGTAGTTAATGAAGCTCCAAATTTTGCTAGTTCGAGATCAACCGGGAGCATGGCGACAGTCACTGTTCGTGTAAAAAATCAGGATGAAGGCCCTGAGTGTCGCCCTGCAGTGCAAATTGTTCGTATTAAAGAAAATGTACCAGTGAGCACAAAGGACATTGGATATAAAGCACATGACCCGGAAACAAATAGTAGCAGTGGCATAAG GTATGAGAAATTAAGTGATCCAGAAGGATGGGTCAGTGTTGATGAAAACTCAGGATCAATCACAATTTTAAGAAGCCTGGATAGAGAGGCAAAGACCATCAGAAATGGTATATATAATATCACAATCCTTGCCTCAGACGAAG GTAAGAGAACATGTACTGGGACACTAGGGATTATACTTGAAGACGTGAATGATAACGGCCCATTCATACCTGAAAGGACAGTGATAATGTGTAAAACTGTCATGTCATCGGCGGAGATTGTGGCTGTGGATCCCGATGAACCCACACACGGCCCACCCTTTGACTTCAGTTTGGAAGGTGTTTCTGATTCAGAAGTACTTAGAATGTGGAGACTGACAAAAATGAACG atACAGCAGCACGTCTTTCCTATCTGAATGACCCCCAGTTTGGACGATATACAGTACCTGTCAGAGTTGCAGATAGGCTTGGCCAATCACTTGTCACTCAGTTAGACGTGATGTTATGTGACTGTGTTACCCGAAGTGACTGCAAGATTCCCTCATCTGTGAGGACTCCCAAAGGACTGATGCTTGGAAAGTGGGCCATCCTTGCAATATTGTTGGGCATAGCATTGCTATTTT GTGTCCTATTTACCTTAGTCTGTGGGGCTACTGGGGCAGCCAAAAAGCCAAAAGTATTTCCCGATGATTTAGCCCAGCAGAACCTCATTGTATCAAACACTGAAGCTCCCGGCGATGACAAAGTG TATTCCACCAACGGCTTCACAACCCTTACTGCGGGAGGCTTCACTCAGGGAATTTGCAGCACCCCGGGATCCGGAGTGAAAAACGGAGGGCAGGAGACCATTGAAATGGTGAAAGGAGGGCAGACCATTGAGTCCTGCCAGGAGGCCGGGCATCATCACACCCTGGGATCGTGTAAGGGAGGTGGACAGCACACCCTGGATTCCTGCAGAGGAGGACAAGTAGAGGCAGACAACTGCAGATACGCGTACTCCGATTGGTACACCTACACTCAGCCCCGCCTTG AAGGTCCAGCAGTGTAA
- the LOC132503874 gene encoding desmocollin-2-like isoform X3, with product MAAARPTGSASGALCWQLLLTLAILTFACDACKTVTLHVPSKLDAVKYIGRVNLKECFKSANLIHSSDPDFQILEDGSVYATNAILLSSAKRSFTVLLSNTETQEEKKILVLLEQQTKVLRKRRSQEKVLIRAKRRWAPIPCSVSENSLGPFPLFLQQIQSDTAQNYTIYYSISGPGVDKEPLNLFYVERDTGNLFCTRPVDREMYPSFELVAFATTKDGYTPEYPLTLLIRIEDENDNFPIFTETTYIFNVTENCRVGTTVGQVCATDKDEPDTLHTRLMYSIIEQLPASPTLFFMQPATGVITTTSSRLDREVTDKYQLKIKVQDMDGQYFGLQTTATCIINIGDVNDNLPTFNRLSYEVSVEENRVDVEILRVAVTDKDLINTANWRANYTILKGNENGNFKIVTDPKTNEGVLCVVKPLNYEEKQEMTLQISVVNEAPNFASSRSTGSMATVTVRVKNQDEGPECRPAVQIVRIKENVPVSTKDIGYKAHDPETNSSSGIRYEKLSDPEGWVSVDENSGSITILRSLDREAKTIRNGIYNITILASDEGKRTCTGTLGIILEDVNDNGPFIPERTVIMCKTVMSSAEIVAVDPDEPTHGPPFDFSLEGVSDSEVLRMWRLTKMNDTAARLSYLNDPQFGRYTVPVRVADRLGQSLVTQLDVMLCDCVTRSDCKIPSSVRTPKGLMLGKWAILAILLGIALLFCVLFTLVCGATGAAKKPKVFPDDLAQQNLIVSNTEAPGDDKVYSTNGFTTLTAGGFTQGICSTPGSGVKNGGQETIEMVKGGQTIESCQEAGHHHTLGSCKGGGQHTLDSCRGGQVEADNCRYAYSDWYTYTQPRLGEKVQQCNQDNSHTHAQDYVRTYNYEGKGSAAGSVGCCSERQEEDGLEFLDHLEPKFRTLAEACMKR from the exons ATGGCGGCAGCGCGACCCACAGGCTCCGCGAGCGGAGCCCTTTGCTGGCAACTCCTGCTGACCCTCGCG ATCTTAACATTTGCCTGTGATGCCTGCAAAACAGTGACACTACATGTTCCCTCCAAACTAGATGCTGTAAAATATATTGGTAGAG TTAACCTGAAGGAGTGCTTTAAATCTGCAAATCTAATTCATTCAAGTGATCCTGATTTCCAAATTTTAGAAGATGGTTCAGTCTATGCAACAAATGCCATTCTTTTGTCCTCAGCGAAGAGATCTTTTACCGTATTACTTTCCAACACAGAGAcccaagaagagaagaaaatacttGTCCTTTTAGAGCAACAAACAAAG GTACTGAGGAAAAGGCGTTCTCAAGAAAAAGTTCTAATACGTGCCAAGAGAAGATGGGCTCCTATTCCTTGTTCAGTGTCTGAGAATTCCTTGGGTCCTTTCCCACTCTTTCTTCAACAG ATTCAATCTGATACAGCACAAAACTACACTATTTACTATTCCATAAGTGGGCCTGGAGTTGACAAAGAacctctaaatttattttatgtagagAGAGATACTGGAAACCTGTTTTGTACTCGTCCTGTAGATCGTGAAATGTATCCATCTTTTGAG CTAGTTGCCTTTGCAACAACTAAGGATGGATATACTCCAGAATATCCACTGACCCTACTAATCAGAATCGAGGATGAGAATGATAACTTCCCAATTTTTACAGAAACaacttacatttttaatgttactGAAAACTGCAGAGTTG GTACTACCGTGGGACAGGTTTGTGCAACTGACAAAGATGAGCCTGACACACTGCACACGCGTCTAATGTACTCCATCATCGAGCAGTTACCAGCATCACCCACCCTCTTTTTTATGCAGCCAGCTACAGGTGTGATCACCACAACGTCATCTCGGCTAGACAGAGAG GTAACTGATAAATACcaattgaaaataaaagtacaagACATGGATGGTCAATATTTTGGTTTGCAGACAACTGCAACTTGCATCATTAATATTGGAGATGTGAATGACAACTTGCCAACATTCAACCGTTTATCT tatgAGGTATCAGTGGAGGAAAATAGAGTTGATGTGGAAATCTTACGTGTTGCCGTTACAGATAAGGATTTAATTAATACTGCTAATTGGAGAGCTAATTATACCATTTTAAAGggcaatgaaaatggaaattttaaaattgtaacagATCCCAAAACCAATGAAGGAGTTCTGTGTGTGGTTAAG CCACTGAATTACGAAGAAAAACAAGAGATGACCCTACAAATCAGTGTAGTTAATGAAGCTCCAAATTTTGCTAGTTCGAGATCAACCGGGAGCATGGCGACAGTCACTGTTCGTGTAAAAAATCAGGATGAAGGCCCTGAGTGTCGCCCTGCAGTGCAAATTGTTCGTATTAAAGAAAATGTACCAGTGAGCACAAAGGACATTGGATATAAAGCACATGACCCGGAAACAAATAGTAGCAGTGGCATAAG GTATGAGAAATTAAGTGATCCAGAAGGATGGGTCAGTGTTGATGAAAACTCAGGATCAATCACAATTTTAAGAAGCCTGGATAGAGAGGCAAAGACCATCAGAAATGGTATATATAATATCACAATCCTTGCCTCAGACGAAG GTAAGAGAACATGTACTGGGACACTAGGGATTATACTTGAAGACGTGAATGATAACGGCCCATTCATACCTGAAAGGACAGTGATAATGTGTAAAACTGTCATGTCATCGGCGGAGATTGTGGCTGTGGATCCCGATGAACCCACACACGGCCCACCCTTTGACTTCAGTTTGGAAGGTGTTTCTGATTCAGAAGTACTTAGAATGTGGAGACTGACAAAAATGAACG atACAGCAGCACGTCTTTCCTATCTGAATGACCCCCAGTTTGGACGATATACAGTACCTGTCAGAGTTGCAGATAGGCTTGGCCAATCACTTGTCACTCAGTTAGACGTGATGTTATGTGACTGTGTTACCCGAAGTGACTGCAAGATTCCCTCATCTGTGAGGACTCCCAAAGGACTGATGCTTGGAAAGTGGGCCATCCTTGCAATATTGTTGGGCATAGCATTGCTATTTT GTGTCCTATTTACCTTAGTCTGTGGGGCTACTGGGGCAGCCAAAAAGCCAAAAGTATTTCCCGATGATTTAGCCCAGCAGAACCTCATTGTATCAAACACTGAAGCTCCCGGCGATGACAAAGTG TATTCCACCAACGGCTTCACAACCCTTACTGCGGGAGGCTTCACTCAGGGAATTTGCAGCACCCCGGGATCCGGAGTGAAAAACGGAGGGCAGGAGACCATTGAAATGGTGAAAGGAGGGCAGACCATTGAGTCCTGCCAGGAGGCCGGGCATCATCACACCCTGGGATCGTGTAAGGGAGGTGGACAGCACACCCTGGATTCCTGCAGAGGAGGACAAGTAGAGGCAGACAACTGCAGATACGCGTACTCCGATTGGTACACCTACACTCAGCCCCGCCTTGGTGAA AAGGTCCAGCAGTGTAATCAGGATAACAGTCATACGCATGCACAAGACTACGTCCGGACGTATAACTATGAAGGAAAAGGATCGGCGGCTGGTTCTGTGGGTTGTTGCAGTGAACGACAAGAAGAAGATGGGCTTGAATTTTTGGATCATTTGGAACCCAAATTTAGGACACTAGCAGAAGCATGCATGAAGAGATGA